Proteins encoded in a region of the Anopheles aquasalis chromosome 2, idAnoAquaMG_Q_19, whole genome shotgun sequence genome:
- the LOC126570946 gene encoding AP-1 complex subunit beta-1 isoform X2, with translation MTDSKYFTTTKKGEIFELKSELNNDKKEKKKEAVKKVIASMTVGKDVSALFPDVVNCMQTDNLELKKLVYLYLMNYAKSQPDMAIMAVNTFVKDCEDTNPLIRALAVRTMGCIRVDKITEYLCEPLRKCLKDEDPYVRKTAAVCVAKLYDISSSMVEDQGFLDQLKDLLSDSNPMVVANAVAALSEINEASASGQPLVEMNSATINKLLTALNECTEWGQVFILDSLANYTPKDEREAQSICERITPRLAHANAAVVLSAIKVLMKLLEILAGDGDFCAMLTKKLAPPLVTLLSSEPEVQYVALRNINLIVQKRPDILKHEMKVFFVKYNDPIYVKLEKLDIMIRLANQSNIAQVLSELKEYATEVDVDFVRKAVRAIGRCAIKVEPSAERCVSTLLELIQTKVNYVVQEAIVVIKDIFRKYPNKYESIISTLCENLDTLDEPEARASMVWIIGEYAERIDNADELLDSFLEGFQDENAQVQLQLLTAVVKLFLKRPADTQELVQHVLSLATQDSDNPDLRDRGFIYWRLLSTDPAAAKEVVLADKPLISEETDLLEPTLLDELICHISSLASVYHKPPTAFVEGRGAGVRKSLPNRSASAAGEESSSVQEATVIPNQESLIGDLLSMDIGAPAPAAAPAPVSSNVDLLGGGLDILLGGGPNDTVGAATTGAGVGAGAAGGSAAGGLLGDIFGIGPVSTTNMIQIPKIVWLPADKGKGLEIQGTFSRRNGQVYMDMTFTNKAMQAMTGFAIQLNKNSFGLVPSAPLQVAPLQPSQSTETSLLLGTTGPVQRMEPLNNLQVAIKNNVDIFYFACLVHGNALFVEDGQLDKRVFLTTWKEIPAANEIQYNLHGIVGTADTVAAKMTANNIFTIAKRNVEGQDMLYQSLKLTNNIWVLLELKLSPGSSDATLSLKTRSVEVGAIIFAAYELIIRSP, from the exons ATGACGGACTCCAAGTACTTTACCACCACGAAGAAGGGCGAAATCTTCGAACTCAAGTCGGAGCTGAACaatgataaaaaggaaaaaaagaaggaggcTGTTAAAAAG GTCATTGCCAGCATGACCGTCGGCAAGGATGTATCGGCACTGTTTCCGGACGTGGTCAACTGCATGCAGACGGACAATCTGGAGCTGAAGAAGCTCGTGTATCTTTATCTGATGAACTACGCGAAATCACAACCCGATATGGCCATCATGGCAGTAAACACGTTTGTTAAG GATTGCGAGGACACCAATCCACTGATCCGTGCACTGGCTGTTCGCACGATGGGCTGCATCCGCGTGGATAAGATTACGGAGTATTTGTGTGAACCGTTGCGCAAATGCTTGAAGGATGAAGATCCTTACGTGCGTAAAACGGCTGCAGTGTGTGTGGCAAAGCTGTACGACATCTCCAGTTCGATG gtGGAAGATCAGGGGTTTCTGGATCAGTTGAAGGACCTGTTGTCCGACTCGAACCCAATGGTGGTAGCTAATGCGGTGGCAGCACTCAGCGAAATCAATGAGGCTAGCGCCAGTGGGCAACCGTTGGTCGAAATGAATTCTGCAACCATTAACAAGCTACTGACGGCGCTGAATGAATGCACGGAGTGGGGCCAGGTATTCATCCTCGACTCGCTGGCCAACTATACTCCGAAGGACGAGCGCGAAGCTCAATCCATCTGCGAGCGTATTACACCGCGTCTGGCACACGCTAACGCCGCCGTTGTGCTGAGTGCGATCAAGGTGCTAATGAAGCTGCTTGAGATTTTGGCTGGTGACGGAGACTTCTGTGCGATGTTAACGAAGAAGTTGGCCCCTCCGTTGGTGACACTGCTCAGCTCAGAGCCAGAGGTGCAGTATGTGGCGCTGCGCAACATCAATCTGATCGTACAGAAACGCCCCGATATTCTGAAGCACGAGATGAAGGTATTTTTCGTAAAGTACAATGACCCCATCTACGTgaagctggagaagctggaCATCATGATTCGCTTGGCGAACCAGAGCAACATTGCACAGGTGCTGAGCGAGCTGAAGGAGTACGCCACCGAGGTGGATGTAGATTTCGTGCGGAAGGCAGTTCGCGCAATTGGTCGGTGTGCGATCAAGGTGGAACCGTCGGCCGAACGGTGCGTATCGACCTTGCTCGAACTGATCCAAACGAAGGTGAACTACGTCGTACAGGAAGCGATCGTAGTGATTAAGGATATCTTCCGCAAGTATCCGAACAAATACGAGAGCATCATTAGCACACTGTGCGAGAATCTCGATACCCTGGATGAGCCGGAAGCGCGTGCTTCGATGGTATGGATCATTGGCGAGTACGCAGAGCGTATCGATAATGCGGACGAGCTGCTGGACAGTTTCTTGGAAGGGTTCCAGGATGAAAATGCGCAGGTACAGCTACAGCTGCTGACGGCGGTGGTGAAGCTGTTCCTCAAGCGTCCGGCGGACACACAGGAGCTGGTGCAGCACGTGCTCTCGCTTGCTACGCAGGATTCTGATAATCCCGATCTGCGTGATCGTGGCTTCATTTACTGGCGTCTGCTGTCGACGGATCCAGCGGCTGCAAAGGAGGTGGTCCTAGCGGATAAACCGTTGATCTCGGAGGAAACGGATTTGCTGGAACCTACGTTGCTGGATGAGTTGATCTGTCACATTAGCTCACTGGCCAGTGTGTATCACAAACCACCGACAGCATTCGTCGAGGGACGTGGAGCTGGTGTCCGCAAATCGCTACCGAACCGTTCAGCATCGGCTGCTGGCGAAGAGTCATCGTCGGTGCAAGAGGCAACCGTCATTCCGAATCAAGAATCTCTGATCGGTGATCTACTATCGATGGACATTGGAGCCCCCGCGCCCgcagctgctccagcaccGGTTAGCAGCAATGTGGACCTGCTGGGCGGTGGACTCGACATTCTGTTGGGTGGAGGACCGAACGATACCGTCGGCGCTGCAACGACAGGGGCAGgagtcggtgccggtgcagctGGAGGATCAGCGGCAGGCGGTCTACTGGGAGATATCTTTGGAATCGGCCCCGTAAGCACTACCAACATGATCCAGATCCCAAAGATTGTTTGGCTGCCAGCGGACAAGGGCAAGGGTCTCGAAATTCAGGGAACCTTTTCTCGGCGCAATGGTCAGGTGTACATGGATATGACCTTCACGAATAAGGCAATGCAAGCGATGACTGGGTTTGCGATTCAATTGAACAAGAACAGCTTTGGCCTGGTACCAAGCGCTCCCCTGCAGGTAGCCCCATTGCAGCCATCTCAATCGACCGAAACTTCGTTGTTGCTTGGGACCACGGGCCCAGTGCAACGCATGGAACCTCTGAACAATCTACAGGTGGCCATTAAGAATAATGTTGATATCTTCTATTTCGCCTGCCTGGTGCACGGTAATGCACTGTTCGTTGAAGATGGTCAACTGGATAAGCGTGTCTTCCTCACGACCTGGAAGGAAATTCCTGCCGCAAATGAGATCCAGTATAATTTGCACGGCATTGTCGGTACGGCCGATACGGTCGCAGCGAAGATGACGGCGAACAACATCTTTACGATCGCAAAACGAAATGTTGAGGGTCAAGATATGCTGTATCAGTCGCTAAAGCTTACAAACAACATCTGGGTGTTGCTGGAGTTGAAGCTGTCGCCCGGAAGCTCGGATGCTACGCTCAGCCTCAAAACGCGTTCGGTCGAGGTCGGTGCGATCATTTTTGCCGCCTACGAGCTCATCATTCGATCACCATAA
- the LOC126570946 gene encoding AP-1 complex subunit beta-1 isoform X1, which yields MIPVAPIQLRIFNSSGMTDSKYFTTTKKGEIFELKSELNNDKKEKKKEAVKKVIASMTVGKDVSALFPDVVNCMQTDNLELKKLVYLYLMNYAKSQPDMAIMAVNTFVKDCEDTNPLIRALAVRTMGCIRVDKITEYLCEPLRKCLKDEDPYVRKTAAVCVAKLYDISSSMVEDQGFLDQLKDLLSDSNPMVVANAVAALSEINEASASGQPLVEMNSATINKLLTALNECTEWGQVFILDSLANYTPKDEREAQSICERITPRLAHANAAVVLSAIKVLMKLLEILAGDGDFCAMLTKKLAPPLVTLLSSEPEVQYVALRNINLIVQKRPDILKHEMKVFFVKYNDPIYVKLEKLDIMIRLANQSNIAQVLSELKEYATEVDVDFVRKAVRAIGRCAIKVEPSAERCVSTLLELIQTKVNYVVQEAIVVIKDIFRKYPNKYESIISTLCENLDTLDEPEARASMVWIIGEYAERIDNADELLDSFLEGFQDENAQVQLQLLTAVVKLFLKRPADTQELVQHVLSLATQDSDNPDLRDRGFIYWRLLSTDPAAAKEVVLADKPLISEETDLLEPTLLDELICHISSLASVYHKPPTAFVEGRGAGVRKSLPNRSASAAGEESSSVQEATVIPNQESLIGDLLSMDIGAPAPAAAPAPVSSNVDLLGGGLDILLGGGPNDTVGAATTGAGVGAGAAGGSAAGGLLGDIFGIGPVSTTNMIQIPKIVWLPADKGKGLEIQGTFSRRNGQVYMDMTFTNKAMQAMTGFAIQLNKNSFGLVPSAPLQVAPLQPSQSTETSLLLGTTGPVQRMEPLNNLQVAIKNNVDIFYFACLVHGNALFVEDGQLDKRVFLTTWKEIPAANEIQYNLHGIVGTADTVAAKMTANNIFTIAKRNVEGQDMLYQSLKLTNNIWVLLELKLSPGSSDATLSLKTRSVEVGAIIFAAYELIIRSP from the exons ATGATTCCCGTCGCTCCTATTCA GCTACGGATATTCAATTCATCCGGGATGACGGACTCCAAGTACTTTACCACCACGAAGAAGGGCGAAATCTTCGAACTCAAGTCGGAGCTGAACaatgataaaaaggaaaaaaagaaggaggcTGTTAAAAAG GTCATTGCCAGCATGACCGTCGGCAAGGATGTATCGGCACTGTTTCCGGACGTGGTCAACTGCATGCAGACGGACAATCTGGAGCTGAAGAAGCTCGTGTATCTTTATCTGATGAACTACGCGAAATCACAACCCGATATGGCCATCATGGCAGTAAACACGTTTGTTAAG GATTGCGAGGACACCAATCCACTGATCCGTGCACTGGCTGTTCGCACGATGGGCTGCATCCGCGTGGATAAGATTACGGAGTATTTGTGTGAACCGTTGCGCAAATGCTTGAAGGATGAAGATCCTTACGTGCGTAAAACGGCTGCAGTGTGTGTGGCAAAGCTGTACGACATCTCCAGTTCGATG gtGGAAGATCAGGGGTTTCTGGATCAGTTGAAGGACCTGTTGTCCGACTCGAACCCAATGGTGGTAGCTAATGCGGTGGCAGCACTCAGCGAAATCAATGAGGCTAGCGCCAGTGGGCAACCGTTGGTCGAAATGAATTCTGCAACCATTAACAAGCTACTGACGGCGCTGAATGAATGCACGGAGTGGGGCCAGGTATTCATCCTCGACTCGCTGGCCAACTATACTCCGAAGGACGAGCGCGAAGCTCAATCCATCTGCGAGCGTATTACACCGCGTCTGGCACACGCTAACGCCGCCGTTGTGCTGAGTGCGATCAAGGTGCTAATGAAGCTGCTTGAGATTTTGGCTGGTGACGGAGACTTCTGTGCGATGTTAACGAAGAAGTTGGCCCCTCCGTTGGTGACACTGCTCAGCTCAGAGCCAGAGGTGCAGTATGTGGCGCTGCGCAACATCAATCTGATCGTACAGAAACGCCCCGATATTCTGAAGCACGAGATGAAGGTATTTTTCGTAAAGTACAATGACCCCATCTACGTgaagctggagaagctggaCATCATGATTCGCTTGGCGAACCAGAGCAACATTGCACAGGTGCTGAGCGAGCTGAAGGAGTACGCCACCGAGGTGGATGTAGATTTCGTGCGGAAGGCAGTTCGCGCAATTGGTCGGTGTGCGATCAAGGTGGAACCGTCGGCCGAACGGTGCGTATCGACCTTGCTCGAACTGATCCAAACGAAGGTGAACTACGTCGTACAGGAAGCGATCGTAGTGATTAAGGATATCTTCCGCAAGTATCCGAACAAATACGAGAGCATCATTAGCACACTGTGCGAGAATCTCGATACCCTGGATGAGCCGGAAGCGCGTGCTTCGATGGTATGGATCATTGGCGAGTACGCAGAGCGTATCGATAATGCGGACGAGCTGCTGGACAGTTTCTTGGAAGGGTTCCAGGATGAAAATGCGCAGGTACAGCTACAGCTGCTGACGGCGGTGGTGAAGCTGTTCCTCAAGCGTCCGGCGGACACACAGGAGCTGGTGCAGCACGTGCTCTCGCTTGCTACGCAGGATTCTGATAATCCCGATCTGCGTGATCGTGGCTTCATTTACTGGCGTCTGCTGTCGACGGATCCAGCGGCTGCAAAGGAGGTGGTCCTAGCGGATAAACCGTTGATCTCGGAGGAAACGGATTTGCTGGAACCTACGTTGCTGGATGAGTTGATCTGTCACATTAGCTCACTGGCCAGTGTGTATCACAAACCACCGACAGCATTCGTCGAGGGACGTGGAGCTGGTGTCCGCAAATCGCTACCGAACCGTTCAGCATCGGCTGCTGGCGAAGAGTCATCGTCGGTGCAAGAGGCAACCGTCATTCCGAATCAAGAATCTCTGATCGGTGATCTACTATCGATGGACATTGGAGCCCCCGCGCCCgcagctgctccagcaccGGTTAGCAGCAATGTGGACCTGCTGGGCGGTGGACTCGACATTCTGTTGGGTGGAGGACCGAACGATACCGTCGGCGCTGCAACGACAGGGGCAGgagtcggtgccggtgcagctGGAGGATCAGCGGCAGGCGGTCTACTGGGAGATATCTTTGGAATCGGCCCCGTAAGCACTACCAACATGATCCAGATCCCAAAGATTGTTTGGCTGCCAGCGGACAAGGGCAAGGGTCTCGAAATTCAGGGAACCTTTTCTCGGCGCAATGGTCAGGTGTACATGGATATGACCTTCACGAATAAGGCAATGCAAGCGATGACTGGGTTTGCGATTCAATTGAACAAGAACAGCTTTGGCCTGGTACCAAGCGCTCCCCTGCAGGTAGCCCCATTGCAGCCATCTCAATCGACCGAAACTTCGTTGTTGCTTGGGACCACGGGCCCAGTGCAACGCATGGAACCTCTGAACAATCTACAGGTGGCCATTAAGAATAATGTTGATATCTTCTATTTCGCCTGCCTGGTGCACGGTAATGCACTGTTCGTTGAAGATGGTCAACTGGATAAGCGTGTCTTCCTCACGACCTGGAAGGAAATTCCTGCCGCAAATGAGATCCAGTATAATTTGCACGGCATTGTCGGTACGGCCGATACGGTCGCAGCGAAGATGACGGCGAACAACATCTTTACGATCGCAAAACGAAATGTTGAGGGTCAAGATATGCTGTATCAGTCGCTAAAGCTTACAAACAACATCTGGGTGTTGCTGGAGTTGAAGCTGTCGCCCGGAAGCTCGGATGCTACGCTCAGCCTCAAAACGCGTTCGGTCGAGGTCGGTGCGATCATTTTTGCCGCCTACGAGCTCATCATTCGATCACCATAA
- the LOC126570948 gene encoding uncharacterized protein LOC126570948 encodes MAGPVDTRKRSREEEQNEFMPLSKRINNLHLNNNQGSLGGVLAEQLGATANHHGQFAIGGQPADYANHATHHHMHHHHHHLGPGIMNGASAVAASNTSNTSSNNGGALALAANSGSNSPASTHASTISINGEILGEYCPVLSAEENPHYFTKNKVLYDLYIERMRRLQ; translated from the exons ATGGCTGGCCCCGTAGATACCAG GAAACGATCTCGCGAAGAAGAGCAGAATGAGTTTATGCCCCTGTCGAAACGAATCAACAATCTGCATCTGAACAATAATCAAGGCAGTCTGGGTGGAGTGCTGGCGGAACAGCTCGGAGCCACGGCGAACCACCACGGGCAGTTTGCTATCGGTGGCCAGCCCGCAGACTACGCTAATCATGCAACTCATCACCacatgcaccatcatcatcatcatctcgggcCCGGAATCATGAATGGAGCAAGTGCCGTGGCTGCCAGCAACACAAGCAAcactagcagcaacaacggcggaGCCCTCGCACTAGCCGCCAACAGTGGTAGCAATAGTCCTGCCTCGACACACGCCTCGACCATCTCCATCAACGGGGAAATCCTCGGTGAATACTGTCCCGTACTGTCTGCAGAGGAAAACCCGCACTACTTTACGAAGAACAAAGTGCTGTACGACCTGTACATCGAGCGCATGAGACGACTGCAGTAG